In Streptomyces showdoensis, a genomic segment contains:
- a CDS encoding response regulator transcription factor — protein MPAPSPTPPPARILVVDDDPTVAEVVTGYLHRAGHAVEHAADGAAALRCATRNPPDLVVLDLMLPGIDGLEVCRRLRAERPVPVIMLTARGDEDDRIAGLELGADDYVTKPFSPRELVLRVESVLRRSRTAPPAPLGPAVLRAAGIHVDPATRRATKDGRDLSLTLREFDLLAHFLAHPGRAHARERLMRDVWGWEFGDLSTVTVHVRRLRAKIEDDPASPRLIQTVWGVGYRFDPAGPEAGA, from the coding sequence GTGCCGGCGCCGTCTCCGACTCCGCCGCCCGCCCGGATCCTCGTCGTCGACGACGACCCGACCGTCGCCGAGGTCGTCACCGGATACCTGCACCGGGCCGGCCACGCCGTCGAGCATGCCGCCGACGGCGCTGCCGCCCTCCGGTGCGCCACCAGGAACCCGCCCGACCTGGTGGTCCTCGACCTCATGCTGCCCGGCATCGACGGCCTGGAGGTGTGCCGGCGGCTGCGGGCCGAACGCCCGGTGCCGGTGATCATGCTGACGGCGCGCGGGGACGAGGACGACCGGATCGCGGGCCTGGAGCTGGGCGCGGACGACTACGTCACCAAGCCGTTCAGCCCCCGCGAACTGGTCCTGCGCGTCGAGTCCGTGCTGCGCCGCAGCCGCACCGCGCCCCCAGCCCCGCTCGGGCCGGCCGTGCTGCGCGCCGCCGGGATCCACGTGGACCCCGCGACGCGCCGGGCCACCAAGGACGGCCGCGACCTCTCCCTCACCCTGCGGGAGTTCGACCTCCTCGCCCACTTCCTCGCCCACCCCGGCCGGGCGCACGCGCGCGAGCGGCTGATGCGGGACGTGTGGGGCTGGGAGTTCGGCGACCTGTCCACCGTCACCGTCCACGTGCGCCGACTGCGCGCCAAGATCGAGGACGACCCGGCCTCGCCCCGTCTCATCCAGACGGTCTGGGGCGTCGGCTACCGCTTCGATCCGGCCGGGCCGGAGGCGGGCGCATGA
- a CDS encoding NAD-dependent epimerase/dehydratase family protein: MRVLVTGGAGFIGSQVVSALEAEGHTPVVLDALLAAAHPQVPDIPDVEFVRGDVRDAEAVRRVLRGVDAVCHQAAMVGLGKDFADAPDYVACNDLGTAVLLAAMAGAGVRLLVQAGSMVVYGEGRYACGEHGTVRPGARTVADLERGRFEPTCPRCGDGLLPGLVGEDDPVDPRNVYATTKLAQEHLAAAWARSVGGTAVSLRYHNVYGPGMPRDTPYAGVASYFRSALARGEAPRVFEDGAQRRDFVHVRDVAGANATVLAGIGELPAGHHTAYNVGSGEPRTVGEMAAALATEHGGPQPAVTGEFRLGDVRHITADSSRLRRVFGWRPTVGFAEGVAEFARAGQRASAGVV; encoded by the coding sequence ATGCGCGTACTCGTCACAGGAGGAGCCGGGTTCATCGGCTCACAGGTGGTCTCCGCTCTGGAGGCCGAGGGACACACGCCGGTGGTGCTCGACGCACTGCTGGCGGCCGCCCATCCGCAGGTGCCGGACATCCCCGACGTCGAGTTCGTACGGGGTGACGTCCGCGACGCCGAGGCCGTCCGGCGCGTCCTGCGGGGCGTGGACGCGGTCTGTCACCAGGCGGCCATGGTCGGCCTGGGCAAGGACTTCGCCGACGCGCCCGACTACGTCGCCTGCAACGACCTGGGGACCGCGGTCCTGCTCGCGGCCATGGCCGGGGCCGGGGTGCGCCTGCTCGTGCAGGCGGGATCGATGGTGGTGTACGGCGAGGGCCGCTACGCGTGCGGCGAGCACGGCACGGTCCGACCGGGCGCGCGGACCGTCGCCGACCTGGAGCGGGGCCGCTTCGAGCCGACGTGCCCGCGCTGCGGTGACGGGCTCCTGCCGGGACTCGTGGGGGAGGACGACCCGGTGGACCCGCGGAACGTGTACGCGACGACGAAGCTGGCACAGGAGCACCTGGCCGCCGCCTGGGCGCGGTCCGTCGGAGGCACGGCGGTGTCGCTGCGCTACCACAACGTCTACGGGCCGGGGATGCCGAGGGACACCCCGTACGCGGGCGTGGCCTCGTACTTCCGCTCGGCGCTGGCCCGGGGCGAGGCGCCCCGGGTGTTCGAGGACGGCGCGCAACGGCGGGACTTCGTCCACGTACGCGACGTCGCCGGCGCCAACGCCACGGTCCTGGCGGGCATCGGGGAACTGCCGGCCGGTCACCACACGGCGTACAACGTGGGCAGCGGAGAACCCCGCACCGTGGGCGAGATGGCCGCGGCCCTCGCCACCGAGCACGGCGGCCCGCAGCCCGCGGTGACGGGGGAGTTCCGGCTGGGCGACGTCCGGCACATCACCGCGGACTCGTCCCGTCTGCGGCGCGTGTTCGGCTGGCGTCCCACCGTGGGGTTCGCCGAGGGCGTGGCCGAGTTCGCCCGAGCGGGGCAGCGGGCGTCGGCCGGGGTGGTCTAG
- a CDS encoding sensor histidine kinase, translating to MKDVLLIAAFALAGAVCAGAAGAVALRLLRHRSVAVSLTVVAAVTVTAMLAGTLAVAWAMFLSPHDLSVVTLVVAMAAVVSLATALALGRWVVARGRDLALAAREFGEGGSFSAPAGRATAELAAVTRELATTSARLAASRERERALEASRRELVAWISHDLRTPLAGLRAMAEALEDGVAAEPARYHRRIRTEVERLDAMVGDLFELSRIHAGALELVPCRLSLRDLAADALLGADPLARERGVRLHGDDIAHAPVDVDGKEMTRVLANLLVNAIRHTPADGTVAVRVDRRADTAVLSVTDGCGGIPEEDLPKVFDTGWRGNPARTPPAGAGLGLAIVRGIVEAHAGRARVHNVPGGCRFEVTLPLARAQA from the coding sequence ATGAAGGACGTCCTGCTGATCGCGGCCTTCGCCCTGGCGGGCGCGGTGTGCGCAGGTGCGGCCGGGGCGGTCGCGCTGCGGCTGCTGCGGCACCGGTCGGTCGCCGTCTCCCTGACCGTCGTCGCCGCGGTCACGGTCACCGCGATGCTCGCCGGCACGCTCGCCGTGGCCTGGGCGATGTTCCTGTCCCCGCACGACCTGAGCGTGGTCACGCTCGTGGTCGCCATGGCGGCCGTGGTCTCGCTGGCCACGGCGCTGGCGCTCGGGCGGTGGGTCGTGGCCCGTGGCCGCGACCTCGCCCTCGCGGCGCGCGAGTTCGGCGAGGGCGGCAGTTTCTCGGCGCCTGCCGGCAGGGCCACCGCGGAGCTGGCCGCGGTCACCCGCGAACTCGCCACGACCAGTGCCCGGCTGGCCGCCTCGCGCGAACGCGAACGGGCCCTGGAGGCGTCCCGCCGCGAGCTCGTCGCCTGGATCTCGCACGATCTGCGGACGCCGCTCGCCGGGCTGCGGGCCATGGCGGAGGCCCTGGAGGACGGCGTGGCCGCCGAGCCCGCCCGCTACCACCGCCGGATCCGTACCGAGGTCGAACGCCTCGACGCGATGGTCGGCGACCTCTTCGAGCTCTCCCGCATCCACGCCGGCGCCCTCGAACTGGTGCCGTGCCGCCTCTCCCTGCGGGACCTGGCGGCCGACGCGCTCCTGGGCGCCGATCCGCTGGCCCGCGAGCGCGGCGTGCGCCTCCACGGGGACGACATCGCGCACGCGCCGGTCGACGTGGACGGCAAGGAGATGACCCGCGTCCTGGCGAACCTCCTCGTCAACGCCATCCGCCACACCCCGGCCGACGGCACCGTCGCCGTGCGCGTCGACCGGCGCGCGGACACCGCCGTGCTCTCCGTCACGGACGGCTGCGGCGGGATCCCCGAGGAGGACCTGCCGAAGGTCTTCGACACCGGCTGGCGCGGCAACCCGGCCCGTACCCCACCCGCCGGCGCCGGACTCGGACTCGCGATCGTACGGGGCATCGTCGAGGCCCACGCCGGGCGGGCGCGGGTGCACAACGTGCCGGGCGGCTGCCGCTTCGAGGTGACCCTGCCGCTCGCACGTGCGCAGGCGTGA
- a CDS encoding TIGR04282 family arsenosugar biosynthesis glycosyltransferase, which yields MTSLLVIAKEPVAGRVKTRLTPPFTAHEAAALAEAALADTLAAVAATPADRHVLVLDGAPGPWLPPGFDVVPQSGGRLDERIAAAFAACPGPALLIGMDTPQVTPGLLAPALRFDTCEAWFGPAEDGGFWALGLAEPDPELLLGVPMSRPETGEVQYGRLRAAGLRTALLPRLRDVDTAADAAEVAALAPHGRFATCHRRLTTALAAAR from the coding sequence ATGACCAGCCTCCTCGTGATCGCCAAGGAACCCGTGGCGGGCCGCGTCAAGACCCGCCTCACCCCACCGTTCACCGCCCACGAGGCGGCGGCCCTGGCCGAGGCGGCGCTCGCCGACACCCTGGCCGCGGTGGCGGCCACCCCCGCGGACCGGCACGTGCTGGTCCTGGACGGGGCCCCCGGACCGTGGCTGCCACCCGGCTTCGACGTCGTGCCCCAGTCCGGCGGGCGCCTCGACGAGAGGATCGCGGCCGCGTTCGCCGCCTGCCCCGGACCGGCCCTGCTGATCGGCATGGACACTCCTCAGGTCACCCCCGGGCTGCTGGCGCCCGCCCTGCGCTTCGACACGTGCGAGGCCTGGTTCGGTCCCGCCGAAGACGGTGGGTTCTGGGCCCTGGGCCTGGCGGAACCGGACCCCGAGCTCCTGCTCGGCGTGCCCATGTCCAGGCCCGAGACCGGCGAGGTCCAGTACGGGAGGCTCCGGGCGGCCGGGCTGCGCACCGCGCTGCTCCCACGGCTCCGGGACGTGGACACCGCGGCCGACGCCGCGGAGGTGGCCGCCCTGGCGCCGCACGGGCGGTTCGCCACGTGCCACCGGCGACTCACGACCGCCCTGGCGGCGGCACGATGA
- a CDS encoding cytochrome b/b6 domain-containing protein, with protein MPPPSDRLVRFDRAVRRVHRTTACLMLTCLATAGCLYLPPLAQLVGNRRVVVTLHLWSGIALPLPFVCGLALRAVRADAARLSRFGPADRAWLRAVRRRLPERPAGKFNAGQKLYAQWTLGAVLVMLGTGLLMTATGLAPLAWRTGATFVHDWGATAVAAAVVAHVLKALRDPEARKGMRTGTVDARWAAREHPLWRGTVATSTSTSTSTSTSPGAIADGARPGGTRRRPRPHP; from the coding sequence ATGCCGCCACCGTCTGACCGCCTGGTCCGCTTCGACCGGGCCGTACGCCGGGTGCACCGGACCACCGCCTGTCTGATGCTGACCTGCCTGGCCACCGCCGGCTGCCTCTATCTCCCGCCCCTGGCCCAACTGGTGGGCAACCGGCGGGTGGTGGTGACGCTCCACCTCTGGAGCGGCATCGCGCTTCCCCTGCCCTTCGTCTGCGGGCTCGCCCTCCGGGCGGTCCGTGCCGACGCGGCGCGGCTGAGCCGGTTCGGGCCGGCCGACCGGGCGTGGCTGCGCGCCGTGCGCCGGCGCCTCCCCGAGCGCCCGGCCGGCAAGTTCAACGCCGGACAGAAGCTCTACGCCCAGTGGACCCTGGGGGCCGTGCTCGTGATGCTCGGCACCGGACTGCTCATGACCGCGACCGGCCTCGCTCCGCTCGCCTGGCGGACGGGCGCGACCTTCGTGCACGACTGGGGAGCCACGGCGGTCGCGGCGGCCGTCGTGGCCCATGTCCTGAAGGCGCTGCGGGACCCGGAGGCCAGGAAGGGGATGCGCACCGGCACGGTGGACGCCCGCTGGGCCGCGCGCGAACACCCGCTGTGGAGGGGCACCGTCGCCACGAGCACGAGCACGAGCACGAGCACGAGCACGAGCCCCGGCGCGATCGCGGACGGCGCTCGTCCGGGAGGGACGCGCCGACGGCCGCGCCCGCACCCATGA
- a CDS encoding glycosyltransferase family 2 protein, whose amino-acid sequence MAVVTEHTVDVVLPCLDEAEALPWVLARVPAGWRALVVDNGSTDGSADIARSLGATVVTESRRGFGAACHAGAMASDAEYLCFCDCDASLDPGLLAGFVRTVAAGRADLVLGRRRPQSRGSWPAHARAGNAALSRMLRRRTGLRLHDLGPLRAMRREPLLGLGLTDRRSGYPLQMVVRAADAGWRVREEDVPYLPRAGRSKVTGTWRGTWHAVRDMRAVLAEAPYAAPALGSAR is encoded by the coding sequence GTGGCAGTCGTGACCGAACACACCGTGGACGTCGTCCTTCCCTGTCTCGACGAGGCCGAGGCCCTGCCCTGGGTCCTCGCCCGCGTTCCCGCCGGCTGGCGGGCCCTGGTCGTGGACAACGGATCCACCGACGGGTCCGCCGACATCGCCCGCTCGCTCGGGGCCACCGTCGTCACCGAGTCCCGGCGGGGCTTCGGAGCCGCCTGCCACGCCGGCGCCATGGCCTCGGACGCCGAGTACCTCTGTTTCTGCGACTGCGACGCCTCGCTGGACCCCGGACTGCTGGCCGGGTTCGTCCGCACCGTCGCGGCCGGCCGGGCCGACCTGGTGCTGGGGCGCCGCCGGCCGCAGAGCAGGGGGAGCTGGCCGGCGCACGCCCGCGCCGGCAACGCCGCGCTCTCGCGGATGCTGCGCCGACGCACCGGGCTGCGGCTGCACGACCTCGGGCCCCTCCGCGCGATGCGCCGCGAGCCGCTGCTCGGCCTGGGGCTGACCGACCGGCGCTCGGGCTATCCGCTGCAGATGGTCGTCCGGGCCGCGGACGCCGGCTGGCGGGTACGGGAGGAGGACGTCCCCTACCTGCCGCGAGCGGGCAGGTCCAAGGTCACCGGCACCTGGCGGGGGACCTGGCACGCGGTCCGCGACATGCGGGCCGTGCTCGCGGAGGCCCCGTACGCCGCACCGGCCCTCGGGAGCGCGCGATGA